One stretch of Arachis hypogaea cultivar Tifrunner chromosome 20, arahy.Tifrunner.gnm2.J5K5, whole genome shotgun sequence DNA includes these proteins:
- the LOC112783056 gene encoding uncharacterized protein: MFQLQRSLLFTSSAPSYSLTSPSSSSLSLRHFMLQFKALHNSPVSRLPYSAIGIANSNSNLQCQNCFLRLHFRAAANCVAPRLRCFGSIGNGSRCSVTSREFRFPLSLISDGVFSKRFSSKVSDSNYNRNKKRLSSSAAAVAAASKEGLVEEKKDKKEGKAAKAKAEPVESDKQESEKVSAKKKKQSTSKKSSKKSAASSSLKEVDSVEGSKKSSKGKKKLSTSKTKKKKVEISSSSSSIEVMQNDSASMKIESNKQSKSCSPIEQVEMPGKFTDKPVYPASGKSVVVVESVTKAKVIQRYLGDMYEVLPSYGHVRDLAARSGSVRPDEDFSMVWEVPSPAWTHLKTINVALSRAENLILASDPDREGEAIAWHIIEMLQQQGALHDNLSLARVVFHEITEQSIKAAMQAPRKVDVNLVHAYLARRALDYLIGFNISPLLWRKLPGCQSAGRVQSAALSIICDREMEIDEFKPREYWSVAAQLKKKESGSNKDLIFPAHLTHFDSARLNQFSIASDKEAKDIENKIIKADFKITNLKRSKIRRNPPTPYITSTLQQDAANKLNFTASYTMKLAQKLYEGVELSDGNAVGLITYIRTDGLHISDEAVANIRSLIVERYGQDFVPQSAPKFLKKVKNAQEAHEAIRPTDIHKLPSMLVGVLDEDSLKLYTLIWSRTVSCQMTQAIFEQIQLDIGNADESIMLRSSSSRVDFPGYRAVFTDIDTEAVQDKESDGANRDQVFEVLNTLKPGDPLHLVQTEFNQHHTQPPPRYTEASLVRKLEELGIGRPSTYATTLKVLQDRNYVTVKSRVLYPEFRGRMVSAFLSHHFSEVTEYSFTADMETELDNVSAGLTEWKGLLRDYWTRFKLYCERTSSVHIHQVEKMLEKKFGDYLFSALPDQTRVCPSCMEGTLIFKVSRFGSGYFIGCDQHPRCKYIAKTLYGAEEEEEDTPHLNTRIEEPKVLGVNSVSNEKVLLKSGPYGFYVQLGEDRKGYIPKRASVSHIKDVKSITLEDALELLQYPLTLGNHPKDGLPVILKLARVGFAVRHRHTIASVPKNMKPSEVTFEKALELLSGKDVRKCGRPKGKPKRVDEIEALEAF; the protein is encoded by the exons AACAGCAATCTCCAATGTCAGAACTGTTTCCTCCGTTTACATTTTCGAGCGGCGGCGAATTGCGTTGCGCCCCGCCTTCGTTGCTTCGGTAGCATTGGTAACGGTTCTAGGTGTTCTGTTACTAGCCGTGAATTCAGGTTCCCGTTGAGTTTGATTAGTGATGGGGTTTTCAGTAAGAGGTTTTCGTCTAAAGTTTCGGATAGTAATTATAATCGTAATAAGAAGAGATTGAGTTCTAGTGCTGCTGCTGTTGCTGCTGCGTCGAAAGAAGGTTTAGTTGAAGAGAAGAAGGATAAGAAAGAGGGAAAGGCGGCGAAGGCGAAGGCGGAGCCCGTTGAGAGTGATAAGCAGGAATCTGAAAAAGTGAGTgctaagaagaagaagcaatcaACAAGCAAGAAAAGTAGCAAGAAGTCTGCTGCTAGCAGTTCTCTGAAAGAGGTTGATTCTGTGGAAGGTTCTAAAAAATCTTCCAAAGGGAAGAAGAAATTGAGTACTAgtaaaacgaagaagaagaaggttgagattagtagtagtagtagtagtattgAAGTAATGCAAAATGATTCTGCTTCTATGAAGATTGAGTCTAACAAGCAAAGTAAGAGCTGTAGTCCGATTGAACAGGTGGAAATGCCGGGGAAATTTACTGATAAGCCGGTGTATCCTGCAAGTGGAAAGTCTGTGGTGGTTGTGGAGTCTGTCACGAAAGCCAAGGTTATTCAGAGATACCTTGGTGATATGTATGAAGTATTGCCGAGCTATGGTCATGTAAGAGACTTGGCTGCTAGGTCTGGATCTGTGCGACCCGATGAAGATTTCAGTATGGTGTGGGAGGTTCCGTCACCTGCCTGGACTCATCTGAAGACCATCAATGTTGCACTGAGCAG AGCAGAAAACCTTATTCTTGCATCAGATCCTGATCGCGAGGGAGAGGCTATCGCTTGGCACATCATAGAGATGTTGCAACAACAAGGTGCTCTGCACGATAATCTTTCTTTAGCGAGGGTTGTCTTTCATGAAATAACTGAACAATCTATAAAAGCAGCAATGCAAGCACCAAGAAAGGTGGATGTGAATTTAGTGCATGCATATCTTGCACGGCGAGCTCTTGATTATTTGATTGGGTTTAACATCTCTCCATTACTATGGAGGAAGTTACCAGGTTGCCAATCGGCAGGAAGAGTTCAATCTGCAGCGCTTTCCATTATATGTGATAGAGAGATGGAAATTGATGAATTTAAACCAAGGGAGTATTGGAGTGTGGCGGCCcaattaaagaagaaagaatcAGGATCAAACAAGGATCTTATCTTTCCTGCTCATTTGACCCATTTTGATTCAGCAAGGTTGAATCAATTTTCAATTGCTTCTGATAAAGAGGCAAAAGatattgaaaacaaaataatcaaGGCAGATTTTAAGATTACTAACTTGAAAAGGAGCAAAATTCGAAGAAATCCTCCGACACCGTATATAACATCCACACTTCAGCAAGATGCTGCAAACAAATTGAATTTCACAGCAAGTTACACCATGAAG CTTGCGCAAAAACTGTATGAGGGAGTTGAGTTGTCTGATGGTAACGCAGTTGGTTTGATAACATACATCAGAACTGATGGACTTCAT ATTTCTGATGAAGCTGTTGCCAATATACGGTCGCTAATTGTTGAGAG GTATGGACAAGATTTTGTCCCACAAAGTGCACCAAAGTTTTTAAAAAAGGTGAAAAATGCACAAGAGGCTCATGAAGCCATTAGACCCACTGACATCCACAAGTTGCCAT CAATGCTTGTTGGGGTACTAGATGAAGATTCCTTGAAGCTATACACACTTATCTGGTCACGGACAGTTTCATGTCAGATGACACAAGCTATCTTCGAGCAG ATACAACTTGATATTGGAAATGCAGATGAGTCTATTATGTTACGATCTTCCAGCTCACGAGTTGACTTTCCTGGATACCGGGCAGTTTTTACG GACATTGATACTGAAGCTGTTCAAGATAAAGAGAGTGATGGAGCCAATCGTGATCAAGTTTTTGAGGTTCTAAATACCTTGAAG CCAGGGGACCCACTACATCTTGTTCAAACAGAGTTCAATCAGCATCATACACAGCCACCACCACGTTACACCGAAGCATCATTG GTTAGGAAGCTTGAAGAGCTTGGTATTGGCAGACCTTCGACATATGCAACAACATTGAAAGTTTTACAG GATAGAAACTACGTGACAGTAAAAAGCCGTGTGCTGTATCCTGAATTTCGTGGCCGAATG GTTTCAGCATTTTTATCCCATCACTTTTCAGAAGTCACAGAGTACAGTTTCACTGCTGATATGGAAACAGAG CTTGATAATGTTTCTGCTGGATTAACTGAATGGAAAGGCCTCCTTAGAGATTATTGGACACGGTTTAAATTGTACTGTGAGCGTACTTCTAGTGTTCATATTCACCAG GTTGAGAAGATGTTGGAAAAGAAATTTGGGGACTATTTATTTTCCGCCCTCCCAGATCAGACCCGTGTTTGTCCAAG TTGTATGGAAGGcacattaatttttaaagtaaGCAGATTTGGTTCTGGCTACTTTATAGGTTGTGATCAACATCCAAGATGCAA GTACATTGCCAAAACACTATATGgtgcagaggaggaggaggaagatacACCTCATTTAAACACTCGTATAGAAGAACCAAAAGTCCTGGGTGTTAATAGTGTTTCAAATGAAAAG GTTCTCTTGAAAAGTGGTCCTTACGGATTTTATGTTCAGCTTGGGGAAGACAGGAAGGGGTACATACCTAAAAGAGCATCCGTCTCTCAT ATCAAAGATGTGAAATCCATCACCCTTGAAGATGCACTTGAGTTGCTACAGTATCCATTGACATTG GGCAACCATCCCAAGGACGGACTGCCTGTAATACTAAAGCTCGCAAGGGTTGGGTTTGCCGTTAGACATCGACACACAATTGCTTCTGTTCCTAAG AATATGAAGCCAAGTGAAGtcacctttgaaaaagctcttgAGCTCTTATCAGGCAAAGATGTTAGAAAATGTGGTAGACCTAAAGGTAAACCTAAAAGAGTTGACGAAATTGAAGCACTTGAAGCTTTCTAA